From Triticum urartu cultivar G1812 chromosome 2, Tu2.1, whole genome shotgun sequence, a single genomic window includes:
- the LOC125540777 gene encoding F-box/FBD/LRR-repeat protein At1g16930-like gives MADPRPFTNVDPATAAAVRRSGCDPHELDMFMEHLLTYIYTLVPRPPFPDNGRLAAHAAPSYGVDRISRLPDELLRNIVARLPAKYGARTAVLSSCWRALWSSTPLVLSDAHLLPDGHGWPPTPATSPSVIAAVSRILEAHPGPFRCVDLVCSHMSRARVARWVQLLAAKGVQDLVLVNRPWPQDVPLPAALFSVTTLTSLYIGLWKLPSTDVLRGASFPHLVELGICSVEMERDAVESLVARSPKLEILNIEGCRVELRLHLVSQSLRCVQICGSAKEDIAMVKAPCLERLILSGRVGRGPFHSRVRIGDAPKLYTLGYIERGQVLEVGETVIMYGIKPSTSTMLRTVKILSLNVRFGVRDDVKMVPTFLRCFPNAERLHIVSKRCDQPAAGNHLTRSFWEESGPIENVASRIHTMSLREFIGDPGEVGFLEFFRTARTLRAAFVIMANPRFTPFSKEEAVGKVRHSFRRMVSQSSYQFVLVNKGPAGGYPWNFKTRADFSFHDPFSEAEVSQP, from the exons ATGGCCGACCCGAGACCGTTCACCAACGTCGATCCCGCGACGGCGGCCGCGGTGCGGCGCAGCGGCTGTGACCCGCACGAGCTGGACATGTTCATGGAGCATCTGCTGACATACATCTACACCCTCGTCCCCCGCCCGCCCTTCCCCGACAACGGCCGGCTCGCCGCCCACGCCGCCCCCTCCTACGGCGTCGACCGCATCAGCCGCCTCCCCGACGAGCTCCTGCGAAACATCGTCGCCCGCCTCCCCGCCAAGTACGGCGCGCGCACCGCCGTGCTCTCCTCCTGCTGGCGCGCGCTCTGGAGCTCCACGCCCCTCGTCCTCAGCGACGCGCACCTCCTCCCCGACGGCCACGGCTGGCCGCCCACACCCGCCACCTCGCCGTCCGTCATCGCCGCCGTCTCCCGCATCCTGGAAGCGCACCCAGGGCCCTTTCGCTGCGTCGACCTCGTCTGCAGCCACATGAGCCGCGCCCGGGTTGCGCGCTGGGTCCAGCTCCTCGCCGCCAAGGGCGTCCAGGACCTCGTCCTCGTCAACCGCCCGTGGCCGCAAGACGTGCCCCTCCCCGCCGCACTCTTCAGCGTCACCACCCTCACCAGCCTCTACATCGGCCTCTGGAAGTTACCGAGCACGGACGTCCTGCGTGGTGCCTCGTTTCCCCACCTTGTCGAGCTCGGCATATGCAGCGTCGAAATGGAGCGCGACGCCGTCGAGTCCCTCGTCGCCAGGAGCCCTAAGCTGGAGATCCTCAACATCGAGGGATGCCGCGTGGAGCTGCGCCTCCACCTCGTCAGCCAGAGCCTGCGCTGCGTGCAAATATGCGGCTCCGCTAAGGAGGACATCGCCATGGTAAAGGCTCCTTGCCTCGAGCGGCTCATCCTCTCGGGCAGAGTCGGTCGCGGTCCCTTCCACAGCAGAGTCAGGATTGGAGATGCCCCCAAGCTGTACACTTTGGGATACATAGAGCGAGGACAGGTCCTAGAGGTCGGAGAAACCGTCATCATG TATGGGATAAAGCCAAGCACAAGTACCATGCTCAGAACCGTGAAAATTCTGAGCTTGAATGTGCGTTTCGGGGTTCGCGACGACGTCAAGATGGTGCCCACCTTCCTCAGATGCTTTCCCAACGCGGAGAGACTGCATATTGTG AGTAAAAGATGCGATCAACCTGCTGCTGGTAACCACCTCACCCGCAGCTTCTGGGAGGAGTCTGGCCCCATCGAAAACGTCGCCTCGCGCATCCACACGATGAGCCTCCGCGAGTTCATAGGGGACCCGGGCGAGGTTGGCTTCCTGGAGTTCTTCCGGACCGCGCGCACGCTGAGGGCCGCGTTCGTCATAATGGCCAATCCACGCTTCACGCCGTTCTCGAAGGAGGAGGCGGTAGGCAAGGTGAGGCACAGCTTCCGAAGGATGGTGTCCCAATCCAGCTACCAGTTTGTGCTTGTGAACAAGGGGCCTGCGGGGGGTTATCCCTGGAACTTCAAAACCAGGGCAGATTTCTCTTTCCACGACCCGTTTTCGGAAGCCGAGGTCAGCCAACCTTAA